The Alnus glutinosa chromosome 10, dhAlnGlut1.1, whole genome shotgun sequence DNA window AAAATACTCACAGCTTCTCAATGGAAAACAAAATGGAATTTAGGCCCAACATTTCACATTCATTGAGCTTTAATTCGTATATACAACCTACACatataaatgaatttaatcaaACTAGAATTGACCAACCCCAATACCACATCCTGGTGCTTCCCTTTGCCATCCACATCCCGCTTGCTTGTCTCCAACCAGGTCAAAGCGCCTCCGAAAAACGTAAATCTGCAGGGCCGGGACCCAAAATCCCTTTCTGGTCGTTAATCTTGCCTAGGGAAAGAGGTGGCTCTGTATGTCCACTCTTTTCATCATCTCTCCACCCAGTCCCGTGCCATTCTCTCTACAACATCAACAGAAGCCAAGcaaagcaaataaataaattattggagaaatagaaaaagattaTCAGGCCAAGCAGACAAAACAGTTTTCTGCATCAGAAGAGCAATTCACCACATCACTACAATCAGATTGCAATAACCTCAAGATTTCCTTCTAACTCAGCTTAAAGAAGTCATTCTCGGGTTTGGATATGTGAAGAGTATGACATTATGCCTTTTACATGATGCTCTTATTATAGCCTTTGCTAAATATTAGAAATACTTGCCTCATCATGATTGTAACTACTCTCCTGCAATAAAGGGGTCATTATTGGGGGGGCAACATCTGGATCTGgcttttgaaatataaaagtcgTATAAAGACCTGTAAAAGGGAAATGCCAAAAGAACCCATTAGTAAACTGCTGAACAGGGAAGTAGCAAGTAAAGGGGAAGGTTGCGGAGTAGATGATGGAGTGTGGATGCATCACCTAACACATCATAAGATCGAGGAAGCAGTCTCCCTCTAGGATCAACAAGGTTTGGACCGGAATTCATTAGCATGCCTGCAAATTGGGCTCTTTTGGGGAGAACCAAATAAGGAGAATGAATAATAAGATTTCAACAGCAATGACAAAATACATAACATAGAGTAAATTTAAAGTGGAGGTACCATTCAGATTTTAGTTCCTTTCAGAGATTTTCAAGGAATTCAATAAGAAAAGACAAATCTGCAAACCTGTTGTCATCATAAAATTCTGTTAAGTTTTGTATTTCGACATACTCAAGACCAGCTTCTCTTGCCAACCTGAATTCATATCAGAGAAGTTGATCATTAGAACATTTCAGAGCCAACATCAAAGCTAGAGAGcatttcaaataataaaaccaTTTCACTAACAGCATTCCAAAGAAATATGAGAATAGCAAACAAAGGAAGCCAACTTGAAGTCTTCAAACCTAACAATTAGAAGAATCTACAACAGAGTGGAGAAGCTCAATTATATGTTGGTGATCCATAGTGGATTGTAATTAGCACCCTCCATTTTTAAACACACCCGTCCTATTCCAACCAAAGTTCTAAACTTAAATCCTGCCTAATCTGCCTCACTATGGCAGTTTATAGTATTGAACAAAGTAAAGAACCAAAATAGAAACATTACTATGAAAGCTTTCAAACATCGACATGCGTAATTTTGGTAACATGGTCAGACCAGAAAGTGGTATTGACATAAAAAGCACTAAACAAGGCAAAACACCTATAACCAGTGTCAATTCTTTCACAAATCATAAGATAGAAACAAACCTGATGAAACTTGGAAAATGAACCAGGCAATGGGTTTCAGCAGAAATATCACTGGCAAATTTCAGCTGGTATTTCTTTCCAAATAACGGGAACCTAGAAATGTACAGTATATTTTATTGGAATAAGTGAAAATAAGGAACAAGCAAACGTGGTTCAGATCTAAAATTCACACATACTTTTCTTCCTCGATTTCAAAGGTGATCATGTAGCTCTCTGATCGAATGCAATTGGGAACAATGTTTGGCTTCATGCTGCTGCTTTTATTGTGGTATGCTTCAACATTCTTCTGGTACTTTGCCCTGCATAGCCGTAATGTTAATATTGGTAGTACAACTCACATGTCCTCATAAGAAAGATCTCATACAACATTGATCGCCACGATCAGATATTAGCAATGTCATGAATAGAAGAAAAGATCAAAGAAACCTGAGCTCAAAGCTAGAGGAGTCCTGGCTCAAACAGCAATGTTAAAGGATTGAATTAACACGCAGCCAGAGAGAGTGTCAATGACTGCAAAGaaggttttgtttttattcaaaGAAGTTGAAGGTTGACAATCTCAGGCTTGACCTGAAAATTGCCTCTATACTTAACAtgttaaataaaatgaaattacaAATGTTTGATAATTCCAATACAGAATCTTTCTAATTCAAACCGCAAGCCAAGAACATGTctatggttatatatatatggaaaccGAAATCAACTTAAAGTTCTCCATAATTTGGTTAAAGCCCTCAGTCCAGGATACCAAATCAACTGAAGGAGAGAGAGCAAGTAGTGACAGGTCCCATTATCTTAGTTTCAGTACCAAGAAAAGctaccaatatatataaacaattaagCAATCACCAAATTGCTATAAACAGCTGAAAGCACTAACTATTTATCTGAATACATTTAAATAAGAAAACACATCAAATCCCAAtgaaattaacaaataactccaaGAACAATAGGTCTACAACAATCACCATTTCATACCATATTGTAGATGAGTCAGGagtaataccaaaaaaaaaaccccccgGTTTCAGCAACAACGACACATTTTGTAGAAGTTTCCTTGCTCTCTCCTCAGTTTCGAAGCACAACTGCAAGTATAAATGCTTCTAAGATTTGGAATCTGATACTCTGAAGTGAAGTACAGAAccatgagagagagacagagacagagacagcaAGGAAAAGAAATACCAAACCTGCAAATGCTGCAAGCAGCACACTACATCAGCCTGATTGGTCTTACCCTGCAAATGCATCTCTATATTTTCCTGCCAAAGCAATACACTGTCAAGTAAGGAGGGGAAGGGGTGGGGGGCACTGTCTGTATTCAGATTAGAAAGGACCAAAGTCCCAACTAAAATACATATAAACTTCATATGTATGAAATTTGTATGATAAATGAATCTTTTGCAGCAAAGACTCATACACCTCATAGAACATTAATAAGACCACTTAAGAAAAAAGATCATTCATGTTTTTCCTAACgtgcttagttttcatgattttgttgttttttttttctcctctcttgTATGCTTCATGAGTACCTGGATTGCGCCTTTGTTTTTCTATGAAAtatcgattacttataaaaaataaaaatgtctaTCAGGCTTACTTAAGCAAAAGTCAACAGACACCACATTCAGCAAAATCTGTCACAAACAGCAAGGTTGATTAAGACTAAAGTAGGCCAAAAAGTAAACAATTAACTTGGCACCTTATCTTTATTTCTAGAAATAATGTTTGTTATCAAACAAAATAGTATGAAAATGAATTGAGAGCTATGCATAAAGGCTTCTGGAGCCGACGGAAAATCCATCGGGAAATGATGTTCAATGCCATCAAAATCACTTTGGCCTATGCAATGGCTTAGCTCATTAGCAATCTCCAAGCAACTTAACTTTATTGTACTtgcaaaatcatcatttgatacACTCATTTACAGCCTTTGCATATTGACAATAAAAGTGCCAGAGGACATGACATCACACTCACTATCATCATTTTAGAGGCACACGAAAGAATAACTCTTTTTCCCAGGGGTAACACCAAAAGGAATTTGTATGATCATCTAAAGTATATCATACAGTGGACATATTGGATAATGATTATCTTACAAGTAGCAAATGCCTTGATCGATTAAATATCTTCCAACTACCAAATGTAGTATTCCAGCACTAAAAGCCAATAAGTCATAGCAATAGAGTTATCAAAACAAATACTAGCAACCCATTA harbors:
- the LOC133880576 gene encoding mRNA cap guanine-N7 methyltransferase 2-like isoform X1: MSQLAVPRSESTHQRLYEFARTALVKIFAHPYATVCELFCGGGLDADKWDDAQIGHYMGIDVSSSGITQIREAWESQRKAYTAEFFELDPCSENIEMHLQGKTNQADVVCCLQHLQLCFETEERARKLLQNVSLLLKPGGFFFGITPDSSTIWAKYQKNVEAYHNKSSSMKPNIVPNCIRSESYMITFEIEEEKFPLFGKKYQLKFASDISAETHCLVHFPSFIRLAREAGLEYVEIQNLTEFYDDNRAQFAGMLMNSGPNLVDPRGRLLPRSYDVLGLYTTFIFQKPDPDVAPPIMTPLLQESSYNHDEREWHGTGWRDDEKSGHTEPPLSLGKINDQKGILGPGPADLRFSEAL
- the LOC133880576 gene encoding mRNA cap guanine-N7 methyltransferase 2-like isoform X2, which produces MSQLAVPRSESTHQRLYEFARTALVKIFAHPYATVCELFCGGGLDADKWDDAQIGHYMGIDVSSSGITQIREAWESQRKAYTAEFFELDPCSENIEMHLQGKTNQADVVCCLQHLQLCFETEERARKLLQNVSLLLKPGGFFFGITPDSSTIWAKYQKNVEAYHNKSSSMKPNIVPNCIRSESYMITFEIEEEKFPLFGKKYQLKFASDISAETHCLVHFPSFIRLAREAGLEYVEIQNLTEFYDDNRAQFAGMLMNSGPNLVDPRGRLLPRSYDVLGLYTTFIFQKPDPDVAPPIMTPLLQESSYNHDEREWQGTGWRDDEKSGHTEPPLSLGKINDQKGILGPGPADLHFSEVL